A stretch of DNA from Rothia mucilaginosa:
CACATCCCCACCCGTGAAGAGTGGATTCAGCTGGCTGCTGACGTGGCACAGTACGGCATGTACAACCAGAACCTGCAGGCTGTTCCGCCGACCGGCTCCATCTCCTACATCAACGGTTCGACCTCTTCGATTCACCCGATTGCTTCGAAGATTGAAATCCGCAAGGAAGGCAAGCTCGGCCGCGTCTACTACCCGGCGCCGTACATGACCAACGACAACCTGGAGTACTACCAGGACTCCTACGAAATTGGTTACGAGAAGATCATCGACACCTACGCTGTGGCAACCCAGCACGTGGACCAGGGCCTGTCGCTGACCCTCTTCTTCCGCGATACCGCAACCACCCGCGATATCAACCGCGCCCAGATTTACGCATGGCGTAAGGGCATCAAGACCATCTACTACATCCGTCTGCGTCAGATGGCTCTTGAGGGTACCGAGGTTGAAGGCTGCGTATCCTGCATGCTCTAGCCCGAATGCTGTGACGCATTCAGCTTGAGCTGGCACACTATAACTAAAGACTGGAAGGGGCGGTTACGGTGAACACGCAAACCGCCTGCGCGACCGGTTGGGCGCGCGTGGGACCGTAACCGCCCCTTAAGAATCGGAGAATTACTAATGAGCGAAAAGGTGAAGCTCGTCGACCACGTGATCGAGGCTATCAACTGGAACCGTATTGAGGACGAGAAGGACCTTGAGGTTTGGGATCGTCTGACCGGTAACTTCTGGCTGCCGGAAAAGGTGCCGCTGAGCAACGACGTGCCCTCCTGGAAGACCCTGACTGAGGAAGAGAAGCAGCTGACCATGCGCGTCTTCACCGGTCTGACCCTGCTGGACACCATCCAGGGTACTGTCGGTGCCGTGTCCCTGCTGCCGGACGCTGTGACCGCGCACGAAGAGGCCGTGTACACCAACATTGCGTTCATGGAGTCCGTGCACGCGAAGTCGTACTCCTCGATCTTCTCGACCCTCGCCTCCACCAAGGAGATTGACGAGGCGTTCCGCTGGGCTTCTGAGAACGAGCACCTGCAGAAGAAGGCGAAGATCGTTCTGTCCTACTACATCGGTGACGACCCGCTGAAGAAGAAGGTTGCTTCCACTCTGCTGGAGTCCTTCCTGTTCTACTCTGGCTTCTACCTGCCCATGTACTGGTCTTCGCACGCGAAGCTGACCAACACCGCTGACCTGATTCGTCTGATTATTCGTGACGAGGCAGTGCACGGCTACTACATTGGTTACAAGTTCCAGCGCGGCCTGGCGAAGGAGTCCCCGGAGCGTCAGGCAGAGCTGAAGGAGTACACCTTCAACCTGCTGTACGAACTGTACGAGAACGAGGTGGCGTACACCCACTCCCTGTATGACGGTGTGGGTTGGAGCGAGGACGTGAAGAAGTTCCTGCACTACAACGCTAACAAGGCTCTGATGAACCTGGGCTACGAGCCGATGTTCCCGGCGTCCGTGACTAACGTGTCCCCGGCGATCCTGTCGGCACTGTCCCCGAACGCTGATGAGAACCACGACTTCTTCTCCGGTTCAGGCTCTTCCTACGTGATCGGTAAGGCTGTGAACACTGAGGACGAGGACTGGGACTTCTAAGCCCCCTCTCGCCCTGCGATATAAGGCTGAGATAAACCGTACGGAACCCCCGCGTGTCCACTGTGGATGCGCGGGGGTTCCGCCGTTTAACCGCTAGGTCAGTACTGAATAAAGGTCGGATACGATAATTAGCTAATCGGTAGCCGTTGCGGCATATCTTAGTCACCTGCATATTTTTTGCAGTAGTGAACTGGTCTGTATAAGGTGTAGAGCCCTGCCACTATCAGCAATGATAGCAACAGGGCTCATACGCAGAGATTCTAGTTATCTATTAGATCTTGGTCTCCATCGGAGACCCTCGGGGGAAAGAGCAGCATCTACGATTGCCTTAGCCTTAACGCAGGCATTATCAGCATCTATGATACTTTCTCTAAGGAGAGAACCAGAACCATATCTAGCATCAACTGATGCACGATGTAACTGCTCATATGCGAATGCCTTTGATGGATACAAGGCTTGGATAACCTGATTCTGACCTATACCGCGACCGCTATATCGATGCCCGCTATGGTGTGTAGCATATCGCGAATCCTGAATGAGACCCGGTGCATTGGTAAGTCGGTTAATCTCGTCATCGCTCTTATCTAAGATTGGGTCGGTTAGTATGGCAAAGCGCATGGCGTGGTAAGCAGCATAAAAGGCACAAATTTTTGCGACAACAGGGTCGTCAACTTTGTACTTCTCAGCACTCTCCAAAAAATATTTGGCTTTTCCCTTGTGGTAGTCCACACTAGGCTGACTGTTCATATGCAAATATGTCCTAAGCCATTGCGTAGGTTTTGCTCTTGGAGTTGTGATTTTCGGTAGTAAATACCGGGGAGTCAGTAGCAAAAAAACGCAAATCTAGCATGGTTTCACTAGCGAAGAGGGGAACAATCTCGTCGATGTACTTGAGGAAAATATTTTCCATAGTCTCGTCGGTCTGTTCTCGCAGAGCAACATGAATGATAGTCTGCTGCAACGCAGGGGTGTATTCGACAAGGAGGTTTTGTAGATTCTCCTTGCCGAAATAGAGAACACAGTGCTCACCGATACTGGTAACAAGTGCTTGGGAATCCAAGGTTTCATCAGTCATCTTGCTGGTCTCCTTTCTTGGTATCTCAACGCCACTCCACACACTATGCTGTACTCTCCGAACTAACTTTCAGTGTTCGAGTTCCGTTGTCTCTTAGTAACTGTAACCTACCATAGGCTTACCTTGAGTCATCTCAGGTTACACCACCGAGACCCGATAATCCTCATTTTATTGCCGAGATTACTTTTATGTCCTACCTCTGGCAGGCAGACTTATAGCTTAACATGCACGATACGACTACCCTCTTCAAAACTACTATAGAGCGGGGAATCTAGTCTGAAGTATGCTCAGCTTTAGCTCGGTTATAGCTGCTAAACGTTGAAAATTGTGACGCTGTGACCTCATGTTTTCTGGACGAATACCCACCTGGAAGGCGCGGGGGTTCCGCCGTTTAACCGGGCTATTTACCCCGGCAGGATGCGGCGGAGAAGTTGCGCAGAAGCAGTGCAGAAGCAGGGGAGCGGGAGCTGTTTTGCCGGTCCCGACGGTTCCAACTGCCGGAATTT
This window harbors:
- the nrdF gene encoding class 1b ribonucleoside-diphosphate reductase subunit beta, encoding MSEKVKLVDHVIEAINWNRIEDEKDLEVWDRLTGNFWLPEKVPLSNDVPSWKTLTEEEKQLTMRVFTGLTLLDTIQGTVGAVSLLPDAVTAHEEAVYTNIAFMESVHAKSYSSIFSTLASTKEIDEAFRWASENEHLQKKAKIVLSYYIGDDPLKKKVASTLLESFLFYSGFYLPMYWSSHAKLTNTADLIRLIIRDEAVHGYYIGYKFQRGLAKESPERQAELKEYTFNLLYELYENEVAYTHSLYDGVGWSEDVKKFLHYNANKALMNLGYEPMFPASVTNVSPAILSALSPNADENHDFFSGSGSSYVIGKAVNTEDEDWDF